A portion of the Cryptomeria japonica chromosome 5, Sugi_1.0, whole genome shotgun sequence genome contains these proteins:
- the LOC131042080 gene encoding rac-like GTP-binding protein 5 isoform X1, which translates to MAMNPSRFIKCVTVGDGAVGKTCMLICYTSNKFPTDYIPTVFDNFSANVVIDGNTVNLGLWDTAGQEDYNRLRPLSYRGADVFVLAFSLVSRASYENVSKKWVTELRHYAPGVPVVLVGTKLDLREDKHYLSDHPGSVPVTTAEGEELRKQIGAASYIECSSKTQQNIKAVFDAAIKVVIQPPKQKEKKKKKSRGGCSILNLKTGNLVKEAANTYC; encoded by the exons ATGGCAATGAACCCTTCCAGGTTTATAAAATGTGTGACAGTGGGAGATGGAGCTGTTGGGAAAACTTGCATGCTTATTTGCTACACCAGCAACAAGTTCCCTACT GACTATATACCAACAGTATTTGATAACTTCAGTGCAAATGTagttattgatggaaacactgtaaATTTGGGTTTATGGGACACGGCAG GTCAGGAAGACTACAACAGGCTGAGGCCGCTCAGTTATAGAGGAGCAGATGTGTTTGTCCTGGCATTTTCTTTAGTAAGCAGGGCTAGCTATGAAAATGTTTCTAAAAAG TGGGTAACTGAGTTGCGGCATTATGCTCCTGGTGTGCCAGTTGTTTTGGTCGGAACAAAATTAG ATCTCCGTGAGGATAAACATTACTTATCTGACCATCCTGGTTCAGTCCCTGTAACAACTGCAGAA GGAGAGGAGCTAAGGAAACAGATTGGAGCTGCTTCATATATAGAGTGCAGCTCAAAAACCCAGCAG AATATTAAAGCTGTCTTTGATGCGGCAATCAAGGTTGTAATTCAACCACCAAAgcagaaggaaaagaaaaagaaaaagtcccgTGGAGGTTGTTCAATTTT AAATCTGAAAACTGGTAACCTTGTGAAAGAAGCTGCAAACACATACTGTTGA
- the LOC131042080 gene encoding rac-like GTP-binding protein 5 isoform X2, whose product MAMNPSRFIKCVTVGDGAVGKTCMLICYTSNKFPTDYIPTVFDNFSANVVIDGNTVNLGLWDTAGQEDYNRLRPLSYRGADVFVLAFSLVSRASYENVSKKWVTELRHYAPGVPVVLVGTKLDLREDKHYLSDHPGSVPVTTAEGEELRKQIGAASYIECSSKTQQNIKAVFDAAIKVVIQPPKQKEKKKKKSRGGCSILRILCGRNILCVE is encoded by the exons ATGGCAATGAACCCTTCCAGGTTTATAAAATGTGTGACAGTGGGAGATGGAGCTGTTGGGAAAACTTGCATGCTTATTTGCTACACCAGCAACAAGTTCCCTACT GACTATATACCAACAGTATTTGATAACTTCAGTGCAAATGTagttattgatggaaacactgtaaATTTGGGTTTATGGGACACGGCAG GTCAGGAAGACTACAACAGGCTGAGGCCGCTCAGTTATAGAGGAGCAGATGTGTTTGTCCTGGCATTTTCTTTAGTAAGCAGGGCTAGCTATGAAAATGTTTCTAAAAAG TGGGTAACTGAGTTGCGGCATTATGCTCCTGGTGTGCCAGTTGTTTTGGTCGGAACAAAATTAG ATCTCCGTGAGGATAAACATTACTTATCTGACCATCCTGGTTCAGTCCCTGTAACAACTGCAGAA GGAGAGGAGCTAAGGAAACAGATTGGAGCTGCTTCATATATAGAGTGCAGCTCAAAAACCCAGCAG AATATTAAAGCTGTCTTTGATGCGGCAATCAAGGTTGTAATTCAACCACCAAAgcagaaggaaaagaaaaagaaaaagtcccgTGGAGGTTGTTCAATTTT GAGGATCCTTTGTGGAAGGAATATTTTGTGCGTTGAGTAG
- the LOC131042091 gene encoding heat shock factor-binding protein, with product MDGRHGQNQGHEPGEATQSTADMTAFVQNLLQQMQTRFQTMSDSIITKIDEMGSRIDELERSIGELTKEMGVEVSQANALPPSSTQSGTPK from the exons GACGGTAGGCATGGACAAAATCAAGGTCATGAGCCTGGAGAAGCAACTCAAAGTACTGCCGATATGACTGCTTTT GTTCAGAACCTACTCCAGCAAATG CAAACCAGGTTCCAGACTATGTCGGATTCCATTATCACAAAAA TTGATGAAATGGGATCTCGcattgatgagttggagagaagcATTGGGGAACTTACCAAAGAAATGGGAGTGGAAGTATCTCAGGCAAATGCATTGCCCCCCAGTTCCACCCAAAGCGGTACTCCCAAGTAA